The following coding sequences are from one Pelagicoccus sp. SDUM812003 window:
- the folE2 gene encoding GTP cyclohydrolase FolE2, whose amino-acid sequence MAIKNKSKMYLHKTDPAEAAPVARTYDAEFKPSEAYRESMPDIMEAVESEQGAAVPIQQVGVSNFKLPLRILTRGGETLTLEASISGTVSLEANLKGINMSRIMRSFYELKDQTFTVESVRQVLDLFREKVESFDARIIIRFNYPIMQPSLRSGLEGYQYYKCAFEGRLNKAGVFERLIHFDFVYSSACPCSAELAEHARDVREAYSIPHSQRSKARVFVKLAEGETLTIEDLQEHCARALKTETQVMVKREDEQAFAELNGAYIKFVEDAARLVYEQLASDARIADFQVACSHLESLHSHDAVSVICKGVPGGFKADFADFDDLIC is encoded by the coding sequence ATGGCCATCAAAAACAAATCCAAGATGTACCTGCACAAGACCGATCCTGCGGAAGCGGCTCCGGTGGCGCGCACGTACGACGCCGAATTCAAGCCCAGCGAGGCCTATCGCGAATCCATGCCGGATATCATGGAAGCGGTTGAATCGGAGCAGGGAGCCGCGGTGCCCATCCAGCAGGTCGGGGTTTCCAACTTCAAGCTGCCGCTCCGCATCCTGACTCGCGGCGGCGAAACGCTGACCTTGGAAGCGAGCATTTCAGGCACCGTCTCCTTGGAGGCGAATCTTAAGGGCATCAACATGTCGCGCATCATGCGCTCCTTCTACGAGCTCAAGGACCAGACCTTCACGGTGGAATCCGTGCGCCAGGTTTTGGACTTGTTTCGCGAGAAGGTGGAGAGCTTCGACGCCCGCATCATCATCCGCTTCAACTACCCGATCATGCAGCCCAGCCTGCGCAGCGGATTGGAAGGCTATCAATACTACAAGTGCGCGTTCGAAGGACGTCTCAACAAGGCCGGCGTTTTCGAGCGTCTGATCCATTTCGACTTCGTCTACTCGTCGGCCTGCCCGTGCTCTGCGGAGCTGGCGGAGCACGCTCGCGATGTACGGGAGGCGTACTCCATTCCGCACAGCCAGCGCAGCAAGGCCCGCGTGTTCGTGAAGCTGGCCGAGGGTGAAACCTTGACCATCGAGGACTTGCAGGAGCACTGCGCTCGAGCTTTGAAAACGGAAACCCAGGTCATGGTGAAGCGTGAGGACGAGCAAGCCTTCGCGGAGCTCAACGGCGCCTACATCAAGTTTGTGGAGGACGCGGCGCGTCTGGTTTACGAGCAGCTGGCTAGCGATGCGCGCATCGCGGATTTCCAGGTGGCCTGCTCGCACCTGGAGTCGCTGCATTCGCACGACGCGGTATCGGTTATCTGCAAAGGCGTGCCAGGAGGATTCAAGGCGGATTTCGCGGATTTCGACGACTTGATCTGCTAG
- the ligA gene encoding NAD-dependent DNA ligase LigA yields MSKASDLKRITELRRELKRHDELYYRDAQPEIEDREYDRLKAELAELEAVHPELSLIDSPTVRVGDDRVEGFASYQHHLPMQSLDNTYSQDEFFAFVARVEKGLEVDGARFTVEPKIDGVAVSLTYENGAFVRAVTRGNGIEGDDVTENARLIKAIPKRLKGDSIPEIIEIRGEIYMRNEEFERVNALRSEAGLELFKNPRNLAAGTIKMLDRVEVGKRQLDIVLYGLGYCQPSVVSSQSEYHRRLGDWGLPVVEAFWEATGPEEAWQAIEKLDTLRNGFEYPTDGAVIKLDSFDQQDVLGATSKAPRWAIAFKFAAEQAETKLNAITIQVGRTGVLTPVAELEPVQLAGTTVSRATLHNREEMARKDVRAGDFVVIEKAGEIIPAVVRVLTEKRPADSEAFVFPETCPSCGTEVTQLEGEVAVRCVNIECPDQVRGRLEHFASRQCMDIEGLGVAVVEQLVSRGSVSNISDIYRLDYEQVVSLDKFAEKSARNLLAAIEASKRVELWRLLHGLGIPQVGAAAAKDLAKAFGGVRELGEASLEKLVELDGIGEKTASGIVAYFQDERNRAIIDALFEAGMNPKAPERPKEGEAVLAGKTFVITGTLPTMKRDEAKALIESKGGKVSGSVSKKTDFLVAGEAAGSKLTKAESLGVKVIDEATLLEMSQ; encoded by the coding sequence ATGAGCAAGGCTAGCGATCTGAAACGAATCACCGAACTGCGGCGCGAACTGAAGCGTCACGACGAACTCTACTATCGAGACGCTCAACCGGAGATCGAGGACCGCGAATACGATCGCTTGAAGGCGGAGCTCGCTGAGTTGGAAGCGGTCCATCCGGAACTGTCGCTGATCGATTCGCCGACCGTTCGCGTGGGTGACGACCGGGTGGAAGGCTTTGCCTCCTATCAGCATCACCTGCCCATGCAGAGCTTGGACAACACCTATTCGCAGGACGAGTTCTTCGCCTTCGTGGCCCGGGTGGAGAAGGGCTTGGAGGTCGATGGCGCTCGCTTCACCGTGGAGCCGAAGATCGACGGGGTAGCGGTGAGCTTGACCTACGAAAACGGGGCCTTCGTGCGGGCCGTGACGCGCGGCAACGGTATCGAAGGCGACGATGTGACGGAAAACGCTCGCCTGATCAAAGCCATACCCAAGCGTCTGAAAGGCGACTCCATTCCGGAGATCATCGAGATCCGCGGCGAAATCTACATGCGCAACGAGGAGTTCGAACGCGTCAACGCCTTGCGCAGCGAAGCCGGGCTGGAGCTGTTTAAGAATCCGCGAAATCTTGCCGCCGGCACCATCAAGATGCTGGATCGAGTGGAAGTGGGCAAACGCCAGCTCGACATCGTGCTCTACGGTCTCGGCTATTGCCAGCCGAGCGTGGTGTCGTCGCAAAGCGAATACCATCGCCGACTCGGAGATTGGGGACTGCCGGTCGTGGAAGCCTTTTGGGAAGCCACTGGTCCCGAAGAGGCGTGGCAGGCTATCGAAAAACTGGATACGCTGCGCAATGGCTTCGAATATCCGACCGACGGGGCGGTGATCAAACTCGATTCCTTCGATCAGCAGGATGTTCTGGGAGCGACTTCGAAGGCTCCTCGCTGGGCTATCGCGTTCAAATTCGCCGCCGAGCAGGCCGAAACCAAGCTCAACGCCATCACCATCCAAGTGGGACGCACCGGCGTGCTGACCCCGGTGGCAGAGCTGGAGCCGGTGCAGCTCGCTGGCACCACCGTCTCGCGCGCGACCTTGCACAACCGAGAGGAGATGGCTCGCAAGGACGTGCGCGCGGGCGATTTCGTGGTGATCGAGAAGGCGGGAGAAATCATACCTGCGGTGGTGCGGGTGCTGACGGAAAAGCGCCCGGCGGATAGCGAGGCCTTCGTTTTTCCTGAAACCTGTCCTTCCTGCGGCACGGAGGTCACTCAGCTGGAAGGCGAAGTCGCGGTGCGCTGCGTGAATATCGAATGCCCGGATCAGGTGCGCGGCCGGTTGGAGCATTTCGCCTCGCGCCAATGCATGGATATCGAAGGCTTGGGAGTGGCCGTGGTGGAGCAGTTGGTCAGTCGTGGTTCGGTATCCAATATCTCTGACATCTATCGCTTGGATTACGAGCAAGTCGTCTCGCTGGACAAATTCGCCGAGAAATCCGCCCGCAATCTGCTGGCGGCGATCGAAGCGAGCAAGCGGGTGGAGCTCTGGCGCCTGCTGCACGGCTTGGGCATTCCTCAAGTCGGGGCCGCGGCCGCCAAGGATCTGGCCAAGGCGTTTGGCGGAGTTCGCGAGCTGGGCGAGGCCAGCCTGGAAAAGCTCGTCGAGCTCGATGGCATCGGTGAAAAGACCGCTAGTGGCATCGTCGCCTATTTCCAGGACGAGCGAAACCGCGCGATCATCGACGCTCTTTTCGAAGCCGGCATGAACCCGAAGGCGCCCGAGCGTCCGAAGGAGGGCGAGGCGGTGCTGGCGGGCAAGACCTTCGTCATCACCGGAACCTTGCCAACCATGAAGCGGGACGAGGCCAAGGCTTTGATCGAATCGAAGGGCGGCAAGGTTTCTGGGAGCGTCAGCAAGAAGACCGATTTCCTGGTGGCAGGGGAGGCGGCCGGCTCCAAGTTGACCAAAGCGGAGTCGCTGGGGGTGAAGGTGATCGACGAGGCGACCTTGCTCGAAATGAGCCAATAG
- a CDS encoding VanZ family protein produces MSEPRGPDTNTSQGRLAWPPIALTATLVAASFLSPVAPAAPNVVGFDKIAHFCVFGLLGTLLFRRLRQPFLSNRRVLWALIGAVSYGALDESLQFFNPARSFDPLDWIADLSGALLAIYLYRNWAWYRRLLEFPIWGSRTASSAKNPSTQNEQG; encoded by the coding sequence ATGTCAGAACCACGCGGACCGGACACCAACACCAGCCAAGGGCGCCTCGCTTGGCCCCCCATCGCTTTGACTGCCACCTTGGTGGCAGCCTCCTTTCTTTCTCCCGTGGCCCCTGCGGCTCCAAATGTGGTGGGTTTCGACAAGATCGCTCACTTCTGCGTATTCGGTCTTCTCGGCACGCTGCTGTTTCGGCGGCTGCGCCAACCGTTCCTGTCGAACCGACGCGTGCTGTGGGCGTTGATCGGGGCCGTGAGCTACGGAGCGCTCGACGAGTCGCTGCAGTTTTTCAACCCGGCCCGTTCCTTCGACCCGCTTGACTGGATCGCCGATCTGAGCGGAGCCTTGCTGGCCATCTACCTCTACCGAAATTGGGCTTGGTATCGGCGTCTGCTTGAGTTTCCCATCTGGGGCTCTAGAACCGCCTCTTCCGCCAAAAATCCCTCCACCCAAAATGAGCAAGGCTAG
- a CDS encoding LacI family DNA-binding transcriptional regulator yields the protein MSVRKIAARLDLSPSTVSLALRSCPKISAATREKVMKEADRIGYRPNAKLNELMSHLRLNGTRPSEACFGVVSFYETLRPWEGSRHLSLIYEAMKERAESLGYRLESLGLKAPGMSPARFRSVLDTRGIQGLLCFGSPEVDQEFPSELDHYAIVTQGLSIKTPLHRVTSNFYKDLYETLDRLFEMGYRRPGLVLGRYEEDRSAFAYPSAYLGWCEHKFGVASLMPILRIDEVRTDRLLSWYRNHRPDVIVFVHLYHELEKLREALDAGGLRVPEDVGAAVVTQLLGDSGFSGMEQNQRLIGSWTVELLVSRILNQDFGIPTDPRLLMVKSKWREGNSLRMLS from the coding sequence ATGAGCGTACGTAAGATCGCTGCTCGGCTTGATCTCTCTCCATCCACTGTCTCTTTGGCTCTCCGAAGCTGCCCCAAGATTTCCGCGGCCACGCGGGAAAAGGTCATGAAAGAGGCCGACCGTATTGGCTACCGGCCAAACGCGAAGCTTAACGAGCTGATGAGTCACCTCAGGCTCAACGGCACCCGTCCTAGCGAGGCTTGCTTCGGGGTTGTCTCGTTTTACGAAACGCTGCGTCCATGGGAGGGCTCGCGGCATTTGTCACTGATTTACGAGGCGATGAAGGAGCGAGCGGAAAGCCTGGGCTATCGGCTGGAGTCCTTGGGCTTGAAGGCTCCGGGCATGTCGCCCGCTCGCTTTCGCTCGGTATTGGATACCCGAGGGATCCAAGGGCTGCTTTGTTTCGGCAGCCCGGAGGTCGATCAGGAATTCCCCTCGGAGCTCGATCATTATGCCATTGTCACTCAAGGACTAAGCATCAAGACGCCGCTTCATCGTGTGACGAGCAACTTCTACAAGGACCTCTATGAGACCTTGGATCGACTGTTTGAGATGGGCTATCGCAGGCCGGGCTTGGTTCTCGGACGCTACGAGGAGGACCGCAGCGCCTTCGCCTATCCGAGCGCCTATCTCGGCTGGTGCGAGCACAAGTTTGGGGTCGCCTCGCTCATGCCTATTTTGCGCATCGACGAGGTGAGGACGGATCGCCTCCTTTCCTGGTATCGAAACCATCGCCCAGATGTGATTGTCTTCGTGCATTTGTATCACGAACTGGAAAAGCTTCGGGAGGCTCTCGATGCGGGGGGATTAAGGGTCCCGGAAGACGTTGGGGCCGCGGTGGTTACACAGTTGCTTGGGGATTCAGGCTTCTCGGGTATGGAGCAAAATCAGCGTCTTATCGGCTCATGGACGGTGGAGCTGCTCGTGTCTCGGATCCTCAATCAGGATTTCGGCATTCCGACCGACCCTCGGCTTCTGATGGTTAAAAGCAAATGGAGAGAAGGGAATTCTCTAAGAATGCTCTCCTGA
- a CDS encoding carbohydrate kinase family protein: MSSNTKKYEDFLNNISGNILLGCDGFVDEVYQIVDVRQSLSEFTPMDNLREFGELIVKRADGGVGLEIVPKRRCSGGFTPNTGRVAAFLGLKPTLAGLYGSQSIDPAFEEFVDNCNLLSLGDPALTLVFEFSDGKILMSALKSVANLTWNEFVAFFGDEVMKKLFAEVDILGLGYWSLTPDFDNFLKGFVSQYENGKPPRRMFFDFADIKKKSNESFMESLALIKQFNQTIPMTMSLNEHEGAELFSRFGITVGEEPAKVASALTTLRQEIGIDELVIHTPDYAAASCAADGEGFALQEHQKNVIRTAGAGDTFNGGYLCASLGELSVKERLVIANAATAFFVTHATAPTKEEMLAQIERASDK, translated from the coding sequence ATGAGTTCCAATACAAAGAAGTACGAAGACTTCCTAAACAACATCAGCGGAAACATCCTGCTCGGCTGCGACGGTTTCGTTGACGAGGTGTACCAAATCGTCGATGTCAGGCAGAGCCTGAGCGAATTCACTCCGATGGACAACCTGCGCGAGTTCGGAGAGCTGATCGTCAAGCGGGCCGACGGTGGCGTCGGGCTTGAGATCGTGCCGAAACGGCGCTGCTCCGGCGGCTTCACGCCCAACACCGGTCGAGTCGCAGCCTTTCTCGGCCTCAAGCCGACCCTGGCCGGCCTCTACGGCAGCCAGTCCATAGACCCGGCTTTCGAAGAGTTCGTGGACAACTGCAACTTGCTCTCCCTTGGCGACCCCGCCTTGACGCTGGTCTTCGAGTTTTCCGACGGAAAGATCCTGATGAGCGCCCTCAAATCGGTCGCCAACCTGACCTGGAACGAGTTCGTGGCCTTCTTCGGCGACGAGGTGATGAAGAAGCTGTTCGCCGAGGTCGACATCCTCGGCCTCGGGTACTGGTCCCTCACTCCGGACTTCGACAATTTCCTCAAGGGCTTCGTCTCCCAATACGAAAACGGCAAGCCGCCACGCCGCATGTTCTTCGACTTCGCCGACATCAAAAAGAAGTCCAACGAGTCGTTCATGGAAAGCCTGGCTCTGATCAAGCAGTTCAACCAGACCATCCCCATGACCATGAGCCTCAACGAGCACGAGGGAGCGGAGCTGTTCTCTCGCTTCGGCATCACGGTCGGAGAGGAGCCCGCGAAAGTCGCTTCCGCCCTCACCACCCTGCGACAGGAAATCGGCATCGACGAGCTGGTGATCCACACCCCAGACTACGCTGCCGCGTCCTGCGCCGCCGATGGCGAAGGCTTCGCCCTGCAGGAGCATCAGAAAAACGTGATCCGCACCGCCGGGGCCGGAGACACCTTCAATGGCGGCTACCTCTGCGCCTCGCTTGGAGAGCTCAGCGTGAAGGAGCGCCTGGTCATCGCCAACGCTGCCACCGCATTCTTCGTCACCCACGCCACCGCTCCCACCAAGGAGGAGATGCTCGCTCAGATCGAACGCGCCTCCGACAAGTAG
- a CDS encoding aldose 1-epimerase family protein — MTFTQSLLHPENVDPMPRLRFDSTSLTVGLKHAWSVQTRTLRGGKQEGVDIVEIDNGRLSFTVLLTRGMGIWKGKLGDIELGWDSPVKDPVHPAYIQSMENGGLGWLKGFNEWIVRCGLSSMGAPGLDSMVDNNGNAMQTNLPLHGNIANTPARIASLEIGEDEIILRGEADETMMFGPALRLRTEIRTRFGSSSLSIDDTVTNLGDNPTEHQLLYHVNYGAPLLEKGSRFMAPFKQAAPRDPRAAEGIERYDRFDAPQPGFVEQAYFFELAAKRGNRDTLAMLRNAQGDKASLLRFSLKDFPCFTLWKNTAGQADGYVTGLEPATSYPNPRNFERSKGRVLTLAGGESRQTSLVVEVLDSKKAVKAAEAEINALQKAAKAKIHSQAIARFSNI, encoded by the coding sequence ATGACCTTCACCCAATCCCTCCTCCATCCCGAAAACGTGGACCCAATGCCTCGCTTGCGGTTCGACTCAACCAGCCTCACCGTGGGCCTAAAACACGCCTGGTCCGTGCAAACGCGCACCCTGCGCGGCGGCAAGCAGGAGGGCGTGGACATCGTGGAAATCGACAACGGGCGCCTCTCCTTCACCGTGCTGCTTACCCGCGGCATGGGCATCTGGAAAGGGAAGCTCGGCGACATCGAGCTCGGCTGGGATTCTCCGGTGAAAGACCCCGTGCACCCCGCGTACATCCAATCCATGGAAAACGGAGGCCTCGGCTGGCTCAAGGGCTTCAACGAGTGGATCGTGCGCTGCGGCCTCAGCAGCATGGGCGCCCCAGGGCTCGACTCCATGGTCGACAACAACGGCAACGCCATGCAGACCAACCTACCGCTGCACGGCAATATCGCCAACACCCCCGCCAGAATCGCCTCCCTGGAGATCGGCGAGGACGAGATCATCCTGCGCGGCGAGGCGGACGAAACCATGATGTTCGGCCCAGCTCTCCGCCTACGGACCGAAATCCGCACCCGCTTCGGCTCCTCATCCCTGAGCATCGACGACACCGTGACCAACCTGGGCGACAACCCAACCGAGCACCAGCTGCTCTACCACGTGAACTACGGAGCGCCGCTTCTGGAAAAAGGCTCCCGTTTCATGGCCCCCTTCAAGCAAGCCGCCCCTCGAGATCCCCGGGCCGCGGAAGGCATCGAGCGCTACGACCGCTTCGACGCACCCCAACCGGGCTTCGTGGAGCAGGCCTACTTCTTCGAGCTCGCCGCCAAGCGCGGCAACCGCGATACCCTCGCCATGCTGCGAAACGCCCAGGGCGACAAAGCCTCGCTGCTGCGCTTCTCCCTCAAGGACTTTCCTTGCTTCACCCTCTGGAAGAACACCGCCGGACAGGCGGACGGCTACGTCACCGGTCTGGAGCCTGCCACCAGCTACCCGAATCCTCGAAACTTCGAGCGAAGCAAAGGGCGCGTGCTCACGCTCGCCGGAGGAGAGTCGCGCCAGACAAGCCTCGTGGTGGAGGTCCTAGATAGCAAAAAAGCGGTCAAAGCCGCCGAGGCGGAAATCAACGCCCTGCAGAAAGCCGCCAAAGCGAAGATCCACTCGCAAGCGATCGCCCGCTTTTCGAACATCTAG
- a CDS encoding methyl-accepting chemotaxis protein yields MKLQRKLILYLSTASILAMLIGVFVQKLVIDDVEVDRTRDAMRSTLIQAETVRANASRLVSRNAYDYESLQRELETAKDVRETAFYSSIPVVASWQSIEKVAEEFGYSFRISKTDARNPDNEPTARELTVLDYLKRNDADEYFFDDKEADQLVYARPIRLTRDCLYCHGDPDRSPTGDGLDVLGFAMEGWQEGEMHGAFILKADKKNLRAMGTAAFLGGAGRTAMWTIPPVIALVAVFAFILRKSVFGPMRRYLKRVSGTAERNLQSARGIHATSASLSDGVNQQVASIEETGATLEEISSMSRASSDRASAVQKAVSKTGDAVRAGSGRISEMQGAINAINESSQRIGVINKTIEEIAFQTNLLALNAAVEAARAGEAGAGFAVVADEVRGLAMRCAEAAKTSEGLIQDSLSKSEAGVQVTTDVVAYLRQIESEMAEVETSIDEITESAAQQSVGVEQINAAMRSMETVSQESAASSEELADSASSLTEQARQTRLLISTLEELVFGGEIRRSEGAASSVEYERLPRGGARPSLSNSRLARIGANEELWKNG; encoded by the coding sequence ATGAAGTTGCAGCGCAAACTTATCCTCTACCTTTCCACGGCCTCGATCCTCGCCATGCTGATTGGCGTTTTCGTGCAGAAGCTGGTGATCGACGACGTCGAAGTCGATCGCACCCGCGACGCGATGCGGTCCACCTTGATTCAAGCGGAGACGGTGAGGGCCAACGCCTCGCGGCTGGTATCTCGAAACGCTTACGACTACGAGAGCTTGCAGCGAGAGCTCGAGACGGCGAAGGACGTTCGGGAGACCGCGTTCTACAGTTCAATCCCGGTGGTAGCGTCCTGGCAGTCCATCGAGAAGGTGGCGGAGGAATTTGGATACAGCTTTCGCATCTCTAAAACGGACGCTCGCAATCCGGACAACGAGCCGACTGCCCGAGAGTTGACGGTGCTCGACTATCTGAAGCGCAACGATGCGGACGAGTATTTCTTCGATGACAAGGAAGCGGACCAGCTGGTCTACGCTCGCCCGATTCGGCTGACTAGGGATTGTCTCTACTGTCATGGCGATCCGGACCGCAGTCCCACTGGCGATGGTCTGGATGTGCTGGGCTTCGCTATGGAAGGCTGGCAGGAAGGGGAGATGCATGGGGCGTTTATCCTCAAGGCGGACAAGAAGAATCTGCGGGCCATGGGCACCGCCGCCTTTTTGGGAGGCGCGGGTCGAACCGCGATGTGGACCATCCCGCCGGTGATCGCTTTGGTAGCCGTATTCGCTTTCATACTACGAAAGTCCGTCTTCGGTCCGATGCGTCGCTATCTGAAACGCGTTTCGGGCACCGCGGAACGAAACCTCCAGTCGGCCCGTGGCATTCATGCCACCAGCGCCAGCCTGTCCGATGGGGTGAACCAGCAAGTGGCGTCGATCGAAGAGACCGGGGCGACCTTGGAAGAGATTTCATCGATGAGTCGGGCCAGCTCCGATCGGGCGAGCGCGGTCCAGAAGGCTGTCTCGAAAACGGGCGACGCGGTTCGAGCTGGCTCAGGGAGGATCTCCGAAATGCAGGGCGCCATCAATGCCATCAACGAGTCCAGTCAACGAATCGGCGTGATCAACAAGACCATCGAGGAAATCGCCTTTCAGACCAATTTGCTCGCTCTCAACGCCGCAGTGGAGGCTGCCCGGGCGGGCGAAGCGGGGGCAGGGTTCGCGGTGGTGGCGGACGAGGTCCGAGGACTGGCCATGCGTTGCGCCGAAGCTGCCAAGACCTCGGAAGGTTTGATCCAAGACTCGCTATCCAAGAGCGAAGCTGGCGTGCAGGTCACCACCGATGTGGTCGCCTACTTGAGACAAATCGAATCCGAGATGGCTGAGGTGGAGACCTCGATCGACGAGATCACCGAATCAGCAGCTCAGCAGAGCGTGGGCGTCGAGCAGATCAACGCCGCCATGCGCAGCATGGAAACGGTTTCCCAGGAAAGCGCCGCCAGTTCCGAGGAGTTGGCAGACTCCGCCTCCAGTCTGACCGAGCAAGCTCGCCAGACGCGCCTGCTTATCTCCACTTTGGAAGAGCTGGTTTTTGGTGGCGAAATCCGTCGAAGCGAAGGGGCTGCATCGAGCGTCGAATACGAACGCCTTCCGAGGGGCGGCGCTCGGCCATCCCTTTCGAACTCCCGCTTGGCTCGGATCGGAGCCAATGAGGAGCTTTGGAAAAACGGTTAG